From the genome of Chanos chanos chromosome 5, fChaCha1.1, whole genome shotgun sequence, one region includes:
- the vav3b gene encoding guanine nucleotide exchange factor VAV3b, with product MEYWKQCTLWLINCRVLPPNHRVTAESAQVFDLAQTLRDGVLLCQLLNNLRPSTINLTEINLRPQMSQFLCLKNIRTFLSACCDVFGMRKNELFEAFDLFDVRDFGKVIDALSKLSHTTIAQQAGIRPFPTEESTENEDIYIHLEDLIDEEQDLEDVYDLIYGDVEVGDKVYEDLMRTDAATLPKQAEVDVRNCCLSEIKQTEDRYTETLESIEKYFLIPLKKFVSVAESERVFLNIPDLVKVHKSLMADIQDSVQNKNGSNLYQVFIAYKDRLLMYGTYCSQVEIGIAVLDHICKEREDVRLKLEECSKRANNGKFTLRDLLVVPMQRVLKYPLLLQELVKHTHDVTEKSNLRMALDAMRDLAQYVNEVKRDSETLREIDQYQRSIENLNQSLLGYGRPKGDGETRLVSNFDKRRQDRHIFLFDLAVIVCKRRGDNYEMKEVIDLQHFKVTNNPISDKDCRKWCYGFYLTHQQGKSGFELFFKTRELKKKWLDQFEMAISNIRPENATSNSHQFLMHTFERITTCCSCNMLLRGIFNQGYYCPKCGAGAHKECLGRIGVCGKTDAAAPKAQKPVTSRGQSDPGLPKMLVIRAYIGVPSPQGGPPLHIQVGDVIEVLCADVNSTWWQGKILTTQEVGFFPRDAVKPCPCVPRPVDYSAQPWFAGPMERHQAEAELTDRENGTFLVRHRTRECGEYAISIKFNDEVKHIKILTKDGCFYIAESRTFKTVLGLVEYYKKNSLREGFRSLDTTLQVPYKQVDNGILYRGNSSCHSVFSPRVVGVAIARYDFSPRDTRELTLQVDDVVKIYTKSANGWWRGEVNGRVGWFPSTYVEEEE from the exons ATGGAGTACTGGAAACAATGCACCTTGTGGCTGATAAACTGTAGGGTATTGCCTCCGAATCACCGGGTGACAGCGGAATCAGCACAGGTTTTTGACCTAGCCCAGACGCTTCGGGATGGAGTACTTCTTTGCCAATTGCTCAATAACTTAAGACCTTCGACCATTAACTTGACAGAGATCAACCTGAGGCCACAGATGTCACAG TTCTTATGTCTGAAGAACATTCGGACCTTCCTGTCAGCctgctgtgatgtgtttgggATGAGGAAGAACGAATTATTTGAAGCCTTTGACCTCTTTGATGTCCGGGACTTTGGAAAG GTTATTGATGCACTGtccaagctctcacacacgaCCATTGCACAACAAGCAGGGATAAG gccATTTCCTACGGAGGAGAGCACAGAGAATGAAGACATATACATCCATTTGGAAGATTTGATTGA TGAGGAGCAGGATCTGGAAGATGTATATGATCTCATTTACGGTGATGTTGAAGTGGGAGATAAGGTGTATGAAGACCTGATGAGAACAGATGCAGCAACCTTGCCG AAACAGGCTGAGGTTGATGTCCGAAACTGCTGCCTTTCTGAAATCAAACAGACCGAAGACAGATACACCGAGACTCTGGAGTCCATAGAGAAA tacttTTTGATTCCACTTAAGAAGTTTGTCTCGGTTgctgagagcgagagagtgtttCTCAACATCCCA GATCTGGTTAAAGTACACAAAAGCCTAATGGCTGATATTCAAGACTCAGTCCAAAATAAAAATGGCTCGAATCTCTACCAGGTCTTCATTGCTTACAAAGACAG GCTTCTTATGTATGGAACATACTGCAGTCAGGTAGAAATTGGCATTGCTGTGCTGGACCACatctgtaaagagagagaagatgtacGACTCAAACTGGAG GAGTGTTCAAAGCGTGCAAACAATGGGAAGTTCACTCTCAGAGACCTCCTTGTCGTCCCAATGCAAAGAGTACTGAAATATCCTCTACTGCTGCAG GAGTTGGTCAAACACACTCACGATGTTACAGAAAAGAGCAACTTACGAATGGCGCTTGACGCTATGAGA GACTTGGCCCAGTATGTGAATGAGGTGAAACGAGACAGCGAGACTCTGAGAGAGATTGACCAGTATCAAAGGTCAATCGAGAATCTG AATCAGTCTTTGCTGGGCTACGGTAGGCCGAAGGGTGATGGTGAAACTCGGCTGGTGTCAAACTTCGACAAACGGAGACAAGACAG ACATATCTTCCTGTTTGACTTGGCTGTGATTGTGTGCAAGCGACGTGGAGACAATTACGAGATGAAGGAAGTGATTGACCTTCAACACTTCAAGGTCACCAACAACCCCATATCAGATAAGGACTGCAGAAAG TGGTGCTATGGGTTTTACCTGACCCACCAGCAGGGGAAGAGTGGCTTTGAGCTCTTTTTCAAGACCAGAGAATTGAAGAAGAAGTGGctggatcagtttgagatggCTAT ATCTAACATCAGACCTGAGAATGCCACCAGTAACTCTCACCAGTTTCTGATGCACACGTTTGAGAGGATCACCACGTGCTGTTCCTGCAACATGCTTCTCAG GGGAATCTTTAACCAGGGTTACTATTGCCCCAAGTGTGGGGCAGGAGCACATAAGGAGTGTCTGGGGAGAATAGGCGTCTGTGGGAAAACAG ACGCCGCTGCACCGAAGGCTCAG AAACCAGTAACTTCTAGAGGACAGTCAGACCCAG GTTTGCCAAAAATGTTGGTTATCAGAGCCTACATAGGTGTTCCTAGTCCACAAGGGGGTCCGCCATTACACATTCAAGTCGGGGATGTCATAGAAGTCCTTTGTGCTGATGTGAACAGCACCTGGTGGCAG GGCAAAATTCTAACAACGCAAGAGGTTGGATTTTTTCCAAGGGATGCCGTGAAGCCTTGCCCGTGT GTCCCCAGGCCAGTAGACTACTCTGCCCAGCCCTG GTTTGCAGGGCCTATGGAGAGACACCAAGCGGAGGCAGAGCTGACTGATCGGGAAAACGGCACCTTCCTGGTGAGGCACAGGACTCGAGAATGTGGCGAGTACGCCATCAGCATCAA GTTCAACGATGAGGTGAAGCACATTAAGATCCTGACCAAGGACGGATGCTTCTACATCGCTGAGAGCAGGACATTCAAGACTGTATTA GGTCTGGTGGAGTACTACAAGAAGAATTCACTTAGGGAGGGCTTCCGCAGTCTAGACACTACCCTACAGGTGCCCTATAAACAGGTGGACAATGGGATATTGTACAGAGG GAACTCGTCTTGTCACTCAGTCTTCTCACCGAGGGTGGTGGGTGTCGCCATAGCGCGGTATGACTTCAGCCCCAGGGACACGCGAGAGCTGACTCTGCAAGTGGATGATGTGGTGAAGATCTATACAAAGAGTGCCAACGGCTGGTGGAGAGGCGAGGTGAATGGCAGG GTGGGCTGGTTCCCCTCTACCtatgtggaggaggaggaatga